A single region of the Montipora capricornis isolate CH-2021 chromosome 13, ASM3666992v2, whole genome shotgun sequence genome encodes:
- the LOC138028248 gene encoding QRFP-like peptide receptor isoform X1: MEMTNDSDLQNRTLNFHFFSSSECIAWLTIFGIEAVAIVTLNALTIIIFLKEQSLRGKCGVYLVISLAVADMFVGCSLIYIILYQGNYCNFWTTDVFETYVGLEALITYFPAVSVTNLAVISLERMHATFRPFKHRLVKKKVFGAAVAAVWFTVGVLTASVFSRLLFDISQDQANAAFLSFQFCCILIIVVSYTSIVSKFYSKTHCQRHGAISRERKLTKTLLIVTVVSLILLLPYVIALFYILSLGESSFERVAYQIGWHVHVIYCVTFFFYANSFINPLLYALKIPEFKRALLLLLRCRSPRSKAVQLFPLNDI; encoded by the exons ATGGAG ATGACCAATGATTCTGATCTACAAAACAGAAcgttaaatttccattttttttcgtCATCGGAGTGCATTGCCTGGCTGACAATCTTTGGCATCGAGGCTGTTGCTATCGTGACACTGAATGCCCTTACAATCATTATTTTCCTGAAAGAGCAAAGTCTTCGCGGCAAGTGTGGTGTGTACCTGGTGATCAGCCTGGCAGTGGCAGACATGTTCGTTGGATGCAGTTTGATCTATATTATCCTTTATCAGggaaattattgtaatttttggacGACTGACGTGTTTGAGACCTACGTGGGCTTAGAAGCTTTGATCACTTACTTCCCAGCAGTCTCAGTAACAAACCTCGCTGTTATTTCTTTGGAGCGAATGCACGCAACGTTTCGTCCATTCAAGCATCGCCTAGTCAAAAAAAAGGTGTTTGGAGCAGCTGTTGCGGCTGTTTGGTTTACAGTTGGCGTTTTGACGGCCAGCGTTTTTTCACGGTTGCTGTTCGACATTAGTCAGGATCAGGCGAACGCAGCATTCCTCTCATTTCAATTCTGTTGCATTTTAATTATCGTGGTTTCTTACACGTCCATTGTTTCTAAGTTTTACAGTAAAACTCATTGTCAACGTCATGGTGCAATCagtagagaaagaaaactgaccaagaCACTGCTTATTGTAACAGTTGTATCGTTAATACTATTGCTGCCTTATGTTATTGCCTTGTTTTATATTCTTTCCTTAGGCGAGAGTTCTTTTGAAAGAGTTGCTTATCAAATAGGGTGGCATGTTCATGTAATATATTGTGTAACCTTCTTTTTTTACGCAAACTCTTTTATAAATCCATTGCTATATGCATTGAAAATACCAGAGTTCAAACGAGCTCTGCTTTTATTATTGCGTTGTAGATCTCCTCGCTCGAAGGCAGTTCAGCTTTTTCCTCTTAATGACATATAA
- the LOC138028248 gene encoding QRFP-like peptide receptor isoform X4, whose amino-acid sequence MTNDSDLQNRTLNFHFFSSSECIAWLTIFGIEAVAIVTLNALTIIIFLKEQSLRGKCGVYLVISLAVADMFVGCSLIYIILYQGNYCNFWTTDVFETYVGLEALITYFPAVSVTNLAVISLERMHATFRPFKHRLVKKKVFGAAVAAVWFTVGVLTASVFSRLLFDISQDQANAAFLSFQFCCILIIVVSYTSIVSKFYSKTHCQRHGAISRERKLTKTLLIVTVVSLILLLPYVIALFYILSLGESSFERVAYQIGWHVHVIYCVTFFFYANSFINPLLYALKIPEFKRALLLLLRCRSPRSKAVQLFPLNDI is encoded by the coding sequence ATGACCAATGATTCTGATCTACAAAACAGAAcgttaaatttccattttttttcgtCATCGGAGTGCATTGCCTGGCTGACAATCTTTGGCATCGAGGCTGTTGCTATCGTGACACTGAATGCCCTTACAATCATTATTTTCCTGAAAGAGCAAAGTCTTCGCGGCAAGTGTGGTGTGTACCTGGTGATCAGCCTGGCAGTGGCAGACATGTTCGTTGGATGCAGTTTGATCTATATTATCCTTTATCAGggaaattattgtaatttttggacGACTGACGTGTTTGAGACCTACGTGGGCTTAGAAGCTTTGATCACTTACTTCCCAGCAGTCTCAGTAACAAACCTCGCTGTTATTTCTTTGGAGCGAATGCACGCAACGTTTCGTCCATTCAAGCATCGCCTAGTCAAAAAAAAGGTGTTTGGAGCAGCTGTTGCGGCTGTTTGGTTTACAGTTGGCGTTTTGACGGCCAGCGTTTTTTCACGGTTGCTGTTCGACATTAGTCAGGATCAGGCGAACGCAGCATTCCTCTCATTTCAATTCTGTTGCATTTTAATTATCGTGGTTTCTTACACGTCCATTGTTTCTAAGTTTTACAGTAAAACTCATTGTCAACGTCATGGTGCAATCagtagagaaagaaaactgaccaagaCACTGCTTATTGTAACAGTTGTATCGTTAATACTATTGCTGCCTTATGTTATTGCCTTGTTTTATATTCTTTCCTTAGGCGAGAGTTCTTTTGAAAGAGTTGCTTATCAAATAGGGTGGCATGTTCATGTAATATATTGTGTAACCTTCTTTTTTTACGCAAACTCTTTTATAAATCCATTGCTATATGCATTGAAAATACCAGAGTTCAAACGAGCTCTGCTTTTATTATTGCGTTGTAGATCTCCTCGCTCGAAGGCAGTTCAGCTTTTTCCTCTTAATGACATATAA